From Senegalia massiliensis, a single genomic window includes:
- the iadA gene encoding beta-aspartyl-peptidase — protein MIKLIKNGEVYNPEYLGKRDILIIGDKIGYIEENIELPDSVLDIQIIDAKGKLVVPGFIDSHVHICGGGGEGSFKSRTPEINLTDITTGGVTTVIGVLGTDGTTRTMTNLLAKARGLEEEGITSFIQTGSYQIPVRTITGNIQDDIILIDKIIGSGEISLADHRSSQPTSAELARLTAETRVGGILSGKAGIVNIHMGDSKDTTKLLLDVVENYDIPITQFLPTHMNRNPYLFEDAIEYAKKGGYVDFTTSTTEKFLEEGEVPCGKALKTMIEAGVSNKNITFTSDGQGSLPDFNEKGEYIGLQVGKVKSLYEKVKESIQVFDVPIEESLRPITSNPADILKLQSKGYIKEKNDADIVLLDKDSLEIDTVIAMGKIMIKEKEIIVKGTFE, from the coding sequence ATGATTAAATTAATAAAAAATGGTGAAGTGTACAATCCAGAATACTTAGGTAAAAGAGATATATTGATAATTGGAGATAAAATAGGATATATAGAGGAAAATATTGAATTACCAGATAGTGTTTTAGATATTCAAATAATAGATGCAAAGGGAAAGTTAGTAGTACCAGGTTTTATTGATTCTCATGTTCACATATGTGGAGGAGGAGGAGAGGGTAGCTTTAAATCTAGAACTCCAGAAATAAATTTAACTGACATAACTACAGGAGGAGTAACTACTGTTATAGGAGTACTTGGTACGGATGGTACTACTAGAACTATGACTAATTTACTTGCTAAAGCTCGTGGGCTTGAAGAAGAAGGAATAACTTCTTTTATTCAAACAGGGTCATATCAAATTCCAGTTAGAACAATAACAGGTAATATTCAAGATGATATAATATTAATAGATAAAATAATAGGTTCAGGAGAAATTTCCTTGGCAGATCATAGATCCTCTCAACCAACTTCAGCTGAACTTGCACGACTTACAGCAGAAACACGTGTTGGTGGCATACTTTCTGGGAAGGCAGGTATTGTAAATATTCATATGGGAGATAGTAAAGATACTACAAAATTATTATTGGATGTAGTAGAAAATTATGATATACCAATAACCCAATTTTTACCTACTCATATGAATAGAAATCCATATTTATTTGAAGATGCGATAGAATATGCTAAAAAGGGTGGATATGTTGATTTTACTACAAGTACAACTGAAAAGTTTTTAGAAGAAGGTGAAGTGCCTTGCGGAAAGGCTTTAAAAACAATGATAGAAGCTGGAGTATCAAATAAAAATATAACATTTACATCAGATGGACAAGGAAGTTTACCAGATTTTAATGAAAAAGGAGAATATATAGGGTTACAAGTAGGAAAAGTTAAATCTCTATATGAAAAAGTTAAAGAATCAATACAGGTTTTTGATGTACCTATAGAAGAAAGTTTAAGACCAATTACATCTAATCCAGCAGATATATTAAAATTACAATCTAAAGGGTATATTAAAGAAAAGAATGATGCTGATATTGTTTTATTAGATAAAGATTCTTTAGAAATAGATACAGTTATAGCAATGGGAAAAATAATGATAAAAGAAAAAGAGATAATTGTGAAAGGAACATTTGAATAA
- a CDS encoding aspartyl-phosphate phosphatase Spo0E family protein, translating into MDKNYLSKLNNTRQDLNNLIAKNLNELTNLEIVTLSQELDKLIVVYQKELNKKNMILH; encoded by the coding sequence ATGGATAAAAATTATTTATCAAAATTGAATAATACAAGACAAGATTTAAATAATCTAATAGCAAAAAATTTAAATGAGCTCACTAATTTAGAAATAGTTACATTAAGTCAAGAACTGGACAAGCTTATTGTTGTTTATCAAAAAGAATTAAATAAAAAAAATATGATATTACATTAA